A DNA window from Fundulus heteroclitus isolate FHET01 unplaced genomic scaffold, MU-UCD_Fhet_4.1 scaffold_75, whole genome shotgun sequence contains the following coding sequences:
- the LOC118561880 gene encoding uncharacterized protein LOC118561880 isoform X3 yields MEATSLQLFVLNQRTLTQWFNRRESTQEISVLTQGLAAEDHIVVASSQLPPPREKLDEAPSPSGLQHEFALPPNRAAKTSPTFTLLDSDCINRLYETSERSDAAAPGKAFSHAAATYGR; encoded by the exons ATGGAggccacctctctgcagctttttgtCCTCAATCAGAGGACTCTGACACAGTG GTTTAATCGAAGGGAGAGCACGCAGGAGATTAGTGTCCTCACCCAGGGCCTTGCTGCAGAGGACCACATCGTTGTGGCCAGCTCACAGCTGCCTCCTCCGCGGGAGAAGCTGGACGAAGCGCCGTCCCCCTCAGGACTCCAGCATGAGTTTGCCCTCCCGCCAAACAGAGCAG CTAAAACTAGTCCGACGTTCACGCTGCTGGATTCTGACTGCATCAATCGGCTCTACGAGACCTCAGAGCGCTCTGATGCTGCGGCTCCAGGGAAAGccttcagtcatgcagcggcgacttatggaaggtag
- the LOC118561880 gene encoding uncharacterized protein LOC118561880 isoform X2: MEATSLQLFVLNQRTLTQWFNRRESTQEISVLTQGLAAEDHIVVASSQLPPPREKLDEAPSPSGLQHEFALPPNRAAQLLLLNPGSTVMAAGHHRAAPPLAPYLTPATQVAPAPTAPASVSRSTERNRRRRAEEEATGSQKQKYVREVAFNKCSKCGQPKTKEFGHSRFGSATFCPSASGANPWSSGW; the protein is encoded by the exons ATGGAggccacctctctgcagctttttgtCCTCAATCAGAGGACTCTGACACAGTG GTTTAATCGAAGGGAGAGCACGCAGGAGATTAGTGTCCTCACCCAGGGCCTTGCTGCAGAGGACCACATCGTTGTGGCCAGCTCACAGCTGCCTCCTCCGCGGGAGAAGCTGGACGAAGCGCCGTCCCCCTCAGGACTCCAGCATGAGTTTGCCCTCCCGCCAAACAGAGCAG CTCAGCTTCTTTTATTGAACCCTGGGTCGACAGTGATGGCAGCAGGTCATCACAGGGCTGCTCCTCCCCTGGCTCCTTATTTAACACCTGCCACACAGGTGGCTCCTGCACCCACTGCTCCTGCGTCTGTGTCCCGCTCCACTGAGAGGAACAGGCGACGCAGGGCAGAAGAGGAGGCCACCGGGAGCCAGAAACAAAAGTATGTGAGAGAAGTGGCTTTTAACAAGTGCAGCAAATGTGGGCAGCCAAAAACAAAAGAGTTTGGCCACAGCCGATTTGGCAGCGCCACTTTCTGCCCCAGTGCTTCAGGGGCAAATCCTTGGAGCAGTGGCTGGTAG
- the LOC118561880 gene encoding uncharacterized protein LOC118561880 isoform X1 produces MEATSLQLFVLNQRTLTQWFNRRESTQEISVLTQGLAAEDHIVVASSQLPPPREKLDEAPSPSGLQHEFALPPNRAGKAPKLRPGRRPASATVLQPVTPAAPLPIPAQLLLLNPGSTVMAAGHHRAAPPLAPYLTPATQVAPAPTAPASVSRSTERNRRRRAEEEATGSQKQKYVREVAFNKCSKCGQPKTKEFGHSRFGSATFCPSASGANPWSSGW; encoded by the exons ATGGAggccacctctctgcagctttttgtCCTCAATCAGAGGACTCTGACACAGTG GTTTAATCGAAGGGAGAGCACGCAGGAGATTAGTGTCCTCACCCAGGGCCTTGCTGCAGAGGACCACATCGTTGTGGCCAGCTCACAGCTGCCTCCTCCGCGGGAGAAGCTGGACGAAGCGCCGTCCCCCTCAGGACTCCAGCATGAGTTTGCCCTCCCGCCAAACAGAGCAGGTAAGGCTCCTAAGCTGCGGCCAGGCAGACGACCTGCTAGTGCCACCGTCCTGCAGCCCGTCACCccagcagctcctcttcctATCCCAGCTCAGCTTCTTTTATTGAACCCTGGGTCGACAGTGATGGCAGCAGGTCATCACAGGGCTGCTCCTCCCCTGGCTCCTTATTTAACACCTGCCACACAGGTGGCTCCTGCACCCACTGCTCCTGCGTCTGTGTCCCGCTCCACTGAGAGGAACAGGCGACGCAGGGCAGAAGAGGAGGCCACCGGGAGCCAGAAACAAAAGTATGTGAGAGAAGTGGCTTTTAACAAGTGCAGCAAATGTGGGCAGCCAAAAACAAAAGAGTTTGGCCACAGCCGATTTGGCAGCGCCACTTTCTGCCCCAGTGCTTCAGGGGCAAATCCTTGGAGCAGTGGCTGGTAG
- the LOC118561877 gene encoding uncharacterized protein LOC118561877: MTSEYLECKGCKKKYPAWSEDILGQLDILGQLDMGHSRKFSALLTYSDSCDYRVVILMRERTQGNSVTQLHKKLQEEHSAAWTRRTLDYFAACEPFTDSCLVEPPVFSAPPPLPALPKPKWLLAVYARDVLSRLPEVKARITSVFGSVLKMDSTKKVTKKVAGAAANTAGWCTNVGNEHGQVLVWVLTAAEGHGLWPMAAGLMRRYREAGVAPPVIMYVERDCCSPHGQSQVRAMFAEWRELQVRLDIWHFMRRFAAGVTTEAHQLYGIFMAGLSRCISELIQQMLLLLGWPSRGSFWPRELVQSLRRPWTR, translated from the exons ATGACCTCAGAGTATCTAGAATGCAAAGGGTGCAAGAAGAAGTATCCGGcctggtcagaggacatcctgggacagctggac atcctgggacagctggacatggGACACAGCAGGAAATTCTCCGCCCTTCTGACATACAG CGACTCATGTGACTACAGAGTGGTCATCCTGATGCGGGAGAGAACTCAGGGCAACAGCGTCACGCAGCTTCACAAGAAGCTGCAAGAGGAGCACAGCGCAGCGTGGACCCGCCGCACGCTGGACTACTTTGCTGCCTGTGAGCCCTTCACTGACTCCTGTCTGGTCGAGCCGCCAGTGTTCTCTGCCCCCCCGCCCCTCCCGGCCCTCCCTAAACCCAAGTGGCTTCTGGCTGTGTACGCCAGGGACGTCCTGTCACGGCTGCCTGAGGTAAAGGCCAGAATAACCTCTGTGTTTGGCTCCGTGCTCAAGATGGACTCcaccaaaaag gttACCAAGAAAGTGGCGGGTGCAGCTGCCAACACAGCTGGGTGGTGCACCAATGTGGGCAACGAGCACGGCCAGGTTCTGGTGTGggtcctgacagcagcagagggcCATGGACTGTGGCCCATGGCGGCTGGTCTTATGAGGCGCTACAGGGAGGCAGGAGTGGCACCTCCTGTCATAATGTATGTGGAGCGGGACTGCTGCAGCCCCCACGGACAGTCACAGGTCAGGGCCATGTTCGCTGAGTGGAGGGAGCTTCAGGTGCGCCTGGACATCTGGCACTTCATGCGGCGTTTTGCAGCAGGAGTCACCACTGAGGCTCATCAGCTGTATGGAATATTCATGGCTGGACTGTCCAG GTGCATCTCTGAGCTGATCCAGCAGATGTTGCTGCTCTTAGGCTGGCCAAGCAGGGGCAGCTTCTGGCCCAGGGAGTTGGTCCAGTCTCTGAGAAGGCCCTGGACCAGATGA